A window of Lentibacillus sp. Marseille-P4043 contains these coding sequences:
- a CDS encoding AEC family transporter, with protein MGLFLSVILPIMAVFASGFILQRIRVLDVKSVSAVSLYILSPCLIFVTLLDANYDSGFLVILIYMFVLFYAMVVLNKILSKVFKWETNTESASILATGFMNSGNYGLPVVLFSVGNAAAPYAIFIMVVQALQNNFFGIYYASRSTSGMRRALENVMKMPTTYAAILAFIFHYYSIGVPDAIHSTLSMVGDAAIPVMMIMLGMQLGSITGLKLNWQVVTSAVTLKMIVAPLIAALFVWMVDMDPIIASVLIIISAMPTAATTTMYAIEFDTEPELVSSITLISTLTSIVTLSILLNIVV; from the coding sequence ATGGGTTTGTTTTTGAGTGTGATTTTGCCGATAATGGCTGTGTTTGCTTCGGGGTTTATCCTGCAGCGTATTCGTGTGCTTGATGTGAAGTCTGTGTCAGCGGTGTCGTTATACATCCTGTCACCTTGTCTTATTTTTGTTACGTTGTTGGATGCCAATTATGATAGTGGTTTTCTTGTTATTCTGATTTATATGTTTGTCCTTTTTTATGCGATGGTAGTTTTAAATAAAATTCTATCAAAGGTTTTTAAATGGGAAACAAACACGGAGAGTGCATCAATTTTAGCAACTGGTTTTATGAATTCTGGAAATTACGGGTTGCCTGTTGTGCTGTTTAGTGTTGGAAATGCTGCCGCGCCATATGCTATTTTTATTATGGTTGTGCAAGCTTTGCAAAATAATTTCTTTGGAATCTATTATGCATCCAGAAGTACGAGTGGAATGCGGCGTGCACTTGAAAATGTAATGAAAATGCCTACTACATATGCGGCAATTTTGGCATTTATCTTTCATTACTATTCTATCGGTGTGCCGGATGCCATCCATTCTACCCTATCCATGGTAGGTGATGCTGCCATACCAGTTATGATGATTATGCTGGGCATGCAGCTCGGATCGATAACAGGGTTGAAGCTCAATTGGCAAGTGGTCACGTCAGCTGTCACCCTAAAAATGATTGTAGCACCACTCATTGCCGCATTATTTGTATGGATGGTCGATATGGATCCCATCATCGCTTCGGTACTCATTATCATTTCGGCGATGCCAACCGCCGCCACAACAACAATGTACGCAATCGAATTCGACACCGAACCAGAACTAGTATCCAGCATTACGTTAATATCAACGTTAACCAGTATTGTAACACTTAGCATACTGTTAAATATTGTAGTGTAA